The Linepithema humile isolate Giens D197 chromosome 7, Lhum_UNIL_v1.0, whole genome shotgun sequence genome has a window encoding:
- the LOC137000941 gene encoding uncharacterized protein, which produces MILNFALRHEITDVAIQDLLRLINFIFQEKKIIETEHCFRGIFKTELKSDFHFYCSNCNTYLGKHSISKEKRYRQNIKCPTCDTDCNICKMNNGHFFITFSMAEQIRTLLETTENIMELLCYRDKYLYENDIFDTFSGTIYKDLCKNGSILCNRNNLSITFYTDGCPVFKSRKNTLWPIQFRLNEFPPKERFALKNTMICGLWFGDKDPDMIQFLSPFLCEAKKLHSEGLNWTSPTGVRINSKIIVLNCVLDSIAKPLVQQIKQFNGFYGCSYCTHPGYGLMPSVDLDTNPITVKYAMNIGDNFVINMLQDNSLTYTVTRIERATNITKIYEVEDRTNDGIRKDMLQVEQTGIEVRGVKGISPLAVLLEFNLVNGFVLDYMHCVLLGVVKFVTCLWLDSTSHNEKYYIELKRNDIDNRLLAIRPPSSFPRLLRSLKERSFWKANEWRAWLLYYSLPCLKDILPLKYYKHHCVLVSAIYTFLQHKISISNLDNATWHLIQYVIDFQKLYGPHNMTYNVHLLLHLGKTVLMFGPLWCYSAFSWESGNGFLVKLVKGTRGVLTQIARKYTYLQSLSRLLCKYNVSDSTINYCSTIFNYHLQKHVTKLVNVTLLGKEVEISLTVEETNAFIKEKIHITNLCYERMIKDHIKYHSRCYAKQGSKTIDHIVKLDDDSYASIERIFVSSLNKQPPSIFVLLTTIILEDAETIASYLSRSKVSHIKLCSFYMFGSLKIRPVQSIVQKVIMINCTDTESYIAQFPNTFESD; this is translated from the coding sequence ATGATCCTTAATTTTGCGTTGAGACATGAAATTACAGATGTAGCTATACAAGATCTTTTGAGACtcataaactttatttttcaagagaaaaaaattattgaaactgAACATTGTTTTCGAGGTATATTTAAAACTGAATTAAAGTcagattttcatttttactgtAGTAATTGTAACACTTACTTGGGAAAACATTCCATTtccaaagaaaaaagatacaGGCAAAACATTAAATGTCCTACATGTGATACAGACTGTAACATTTGCAAAATGAATAATGGACATTtctttataactttttcaatGGCAGAACAAATAAGAACATTATTGGAGACAACCGAAAATATAATGGAATTGCTATGCTACAGAGATAAATATCTatatgaaaatgatatatttgataCGTTCAGTGGAACAATCTATAAggatttatgtaaaaatgggTCAATTTTGTGCAACAGAAATAACTTAAGCATAACTTTTTATACAGATGGGTGCCCTGTTTTTAAATCTCGCAAAAATACATTATGGCCAATTCAGTTTAGACTTAATGAATTTCCACCAAAAGAGCGTTTTGCTTTAAAGAACACAATGATATGTGGACTTTGGTTTGGAGATAAAGATCCAGATATGATTCAATTTCTTTCCCCTTTTTTATGTGAAGCCAAAAAATTGCACTCTGAAGGACTAAATTGGACATCTCCAACTGGAGTTCGCATTAacagtaaaattattgttttaaactgTGTTCTTGATTCTATAGCAAAACCCCTAGTTCAACaaataaagcaatttaatGGTTTTTATGGATGTAGTTACTGTACTCATCCTGGTTACGGTCTAATGCCATCTGTTGATCTTGATACAAATCCAATTACAGTTAAATATGCTATGAATATAGgtgataattttgttatcaatATGCTTCAAGATAATAGTCTTACTTATACCGTGACGCGAATTGAAAGAGCTACTAACATCACGAAAATATACGAAGTTGAAGATCGAACCAATGATGGTATCAGGAAAGATATGTTACAGGTTGAACAAACTGGTATAGAAGTTCGTGGAGTTAAAGGTATTAGTCCTTTAGCAGTTCTTTTAGAGTTTAACCTTGTAAATGGATTCGTATTAGATTATATGCATTGCGTCCTTTTAGGTGTAGTCAAATTTGTCACTTGCCTGTGGTTAGATAGTACATctcataatgaaaaatattatattgaattaaagcGTAATGATATTGATAATAGACTTCTTGCAATACGTCCACCTTCAAGTTTTCCAAGACTTCTCAGATCACTTAAAGAGCGTTCTTTTTGGAAAGCTAATGAATGGCGTGCATGGCTTCTTTATTACAGCCTGCCAtgtttgaaagatattttacctttgaaatattacaaacatCATTGTGTACTTGTTTCTGCCATTTATACTTTCCTTCAACATAAGATTTCTATTTCTAATCTTGATAATGCCACTTGGCATCTGATTCAATATGTAATAGATTTCCAAAAGCTCTACGGTCCTCACAATATGACatataatgtacatttattgttacatttagGTAAAACGGTGTTAATGTTTGGGCCATTGTGGTGCTATTCAGCATTTTCATGGGAAAGTGGAAATGGATTTCTTGTAAAACTTGTAAAAGGTACGCGTGGCGTATTAACTCAAATTGCACGTAAATACACATATCTTCAATCACTATCTCGATTACTTTGCAAATATAATGTTAGTGAttcaacaataaattattgttcaaCAATATTCAACTACCATTTACAAAAACATGTAACAAAACTTGTAAATGTTACATTGCTTGGAAAAGAAGTAGAAATTTCTCTTACTGTTGAGGAGACAAATGCCTTTATTaaggaaaaaatacatataacaaatttatgttATGAGAGAATGATAAAAGATCATATCAAATATCATTCCCGATGTTATGCCAAACAAGGAAGCAAAACAATTGATCATATTGTTAAATTGGATGATGACTCGTATGCATctattgaaagaatttttgtcAGTTCTTTAAATAAACAGCCACCatcaatttttgttcttttgaCTACAATTATTTTGGAGGATGCAGAGACTATAGCATCATATCTTTCACGAAGTAAAgtttctcatataaaattatgttcttTTTACATGTTTGGAAGTTTAAAAATTCGTCCTGTACAGAGTATTGTCCAGAAAGTTATTATGATTAATTGTACCGACACTGAATCTTACATTGCACAATTTCCTAATACTTTTGAAAGTGATTGA
- the LOC105680069 gene encoding uncharacterized protein yields the protein MTELRDRDADNQKELKTATSALALATHSASSFEHNHIMLSTAIVYAFNADGSCQIKSSPKHPTLHKTRFGWILAGRLGNPANSGQNVQFFEVSITNTQLQDQLSRFWLIEDVVGGSDNYTSDEAYCEQHFLQNVSQTPQGRLIVKLPTREQVLNRLGDSREGALKRFYSLEKRFRRDPDLKLHYSQFINEYLAMGHMRLLDEQVDDNSRHFYLPHHCVFKSTPQSSKIRVVFDASSKSSTGISLNDALLVGSTVQQDLISIMLRFRTFRFVLASDIIKMYRQIRVHPSQTRFQHILWRSHPESNVKAFELITVTYGTSSASYLATRCLKYLAERHSDKYPIGSICVKRDFYVDNMLTGADTINQIESIRDKTIDLLRLGAFELSKWASNYPQSLANLGGQNANVVTIDDGTNSSILGIHWNQSKDTFHFSYKFDDTLGTVSKQVILLEVSRLFDPLGLLGPVIVLAKLILQELWQLDTHWDESVTQDLHSRWSNLKSRLIDINQLSIPRCVKLRSEPRSLQIHGFCDASQRAYGACVYIRTTLEGDEYYTELLCSKSHVAPLKAVPLPRLELSAALLLARLIEKIRESFDLSDMQTFLCSANNPADILSQGIYPQELIDSSIWWHGPAFLGLSEDCWPSGKFNHREEDLPELRGCFTAVAIVENSIVNELLNNNSNLNKACRILAYCLRIRKTHRPAEPTIFVSYKKISFALHVIARIVQEQAFPEEYKALSKGDTINACSNLLFLSPFINKDGLIV from the exons ATGACCGAATTACGTGATCGCGACGCAGATAATCAAAAGGAATTAAAAACGGCTACTTCTGCTTTGGCTTTAGCCACGCATAGTGCAAGTTCTTTTGAGCACAATCACATTATGCTGTCAACCGCAATTGTTTACGCGTTCAACGCCGATGGCTCAT GCCAGATTAAATCGTCTCCTAAGCACCCGACATTGCATAAAACTCGTTTCGGATGGATTCTAGCGGGACGATTAGGCAATCCAGCTAATTCAGGACAAAACGTGCAATTCTTTGAAGTATCGATAACTAATACACAACTACAGGATCAATTATCTCGTTTTTGGCTAATTGAGGATGTCGTAGGAGGATCAGACAATTACACTTCCGATGAAGCCTATTGCGAGCAGCACTTCCTGCAAAACGTGTCTCAAACTCCACAAGGGAGACTCATCGTAAAACTTCCGACGAGAGAACAAGTACTCAATAGACTAGGAGATTCTAGAGAAGGTGCCTTGAAACGATTTTACAGTCTCGAGAAACGTTTTAGGCGCGATCCTGACTTAAAATTACACTACtcgcaatttataaatgagtATTTAGCAATGGGGCACATGCGATTGCTAGACGAGCAAGTCGACGACAATTCAAGGCATTTCTATTTGCCTCATCACTGCGTCTTCAAGTCCACACCGCAATCCTCTAAAATCCGCGTGGTTTTCGACGCTTCTAGCAAGAGTTCGACCGGCATATCCTTAAACGATGCTCTTTTAGTGGGTTCAACCGTGCAACAGGATTTGATCTCCATTATGTTACGATTTCGCACATTTCGATTTGTTCTTGCGTCtgacattataaaaatgtaccgCCAGATAAGGGTTCATCCTTCTCAAACGCGTTTTCAGCATATTTTATGGCGAAGCCACCCGGAATCTAACGTCAAGGCCTTCGAGCTCATTACTGTTACGTATGGCACGTCTTCTGCTTCTTACCTGGCGACAAGATGCCTCAAGTATTTAGCTGAGCGACATTCCGACAAGTATCCAATCGGGTCTATTTGCGTCAAGCGCGATTTTTACGTAGACAATATGCTCACGGGAGCTGACACGATCAATCAAATAGAATCAATTCGCGACAAAACTATTGATCTGTTGCGACTAGGAGCATTCGAGCTCAGCAAATGGGCGTCCAATTACCCGCAGTCGTTGGCGAATCTCGGTGGTCAAAATGCTAACGTCGTCACCATTGATGATGGCACGAATTCATCCATATTAGGGATTCATTGGAATCAGTCCAAGGACACATTCCATTTCTCTTACAAATTTGACGACACTCTAGGCACAGTGTCCAAACAAGTCATACTTTTAGAGGTGTCCAGACTGTTCGATCCGTTAGGTCTCTTAGGCCCTGTAATCGTTTTAGCTAAATTAATCTTACAAGAACTCTGGCAACTGGACACTCATTGGGATGAATCAGTTACGCAAGACCTCCATTCACGATGGTCGAACCTCAAATCACGACTAATAGACATTAATCAGTTGTCTATCCCGCGTTGCGTCAAGCTACGTTCGGAGCCGCGTTCTCTACAAATCCACGGCTTCTGCGATGCAAGTCAACGTGCATACGGAGCGTGCGTGTATATACGCACAACCCTCGAGGGGGACGAGTATTATACCGAACTTCTTTGCTCAAAATCTCACGTCGCTCCTCTCAAAGCTGTGCCTTTGCCTCGTCTCGAGCTATCAGCAGCATTGTTGCTAGCCAGATTAATCGAGAAAATCAGGGAGTCATTCGACTTATCCGACATGCAAACTTTCCTCTG CTCGGCAAACAATCCTGCTGATATTTTGTCGCAAGGTATCTATCCGCAAGAGTTAATCGATTCATCTATTTGGTGGCATGGACCCGCTTTCTTAGGGCTGAGTGAAGATTGTTGGCCCAGCGGTAAATTCAACCACAGGGAGGAGGATCTCCCAGAATTGAGAGGATGTTTCACAGCCGTCGCCATTGTTGAAAACTCAATTGTCAATGAGTTGCTAAACAACAATTCCAACTTAAACAAGGCATGTCGCATTCTCGCATATTGCCTAAGAATTCGTAAAACTCACCGTCCAGCCGAGCCTACAATATTCGTttcttataagaaaatatcatttGCATTACACGTTATAGCTAGGATTGTACAAGAGCAGGCCTTTCCCGAAGAATACAAGGCTTTGTCCAAGGGCGACACTATCAACGCGTGCAGCAATCTGCTGTTCCTTTCTCCGTTCATAAACAAGGACGGGCTAATTGTGTAG